One genomic region from Dehalobacter restrictus DSM 9455 encodes:
- a CDS encoding IS110 family transposase — MSTKTIAWLQENDCHVVVMESTGKYWIPVFNLMEDSFFLTLANPSFTKTFPGNKTDRRDAKWLAELHRLGLVQPSFIPPKHIRELRELSRYRHKLIRDRSAEKSRIHNILTVCNLMLSSVATDIFGKSGMNIMHALLRSKSFDEDLLSNLVMGKLREKIPQPICALKGHLTSTQAAKLSVALDNLKNFDDKIAQIERLIEDKSHDLQPAIHYFALVLLLGKLLRLLSFRRLEPICLFSLPLIIFVSGQAYALRIMKQEANGVLLKQKREICISKPF, encoded by the coding sequence ATGTCCACAAAAACTATTGCTTGGCTTCAAGAGAACGACTGCCACGTTGTCGTTATGGAAAGCACCGGTAAGTACTGGATTCCTGTATTTAACCTGATGGAAGATTCTTTTTTTCTTACGTTGGCTAATCCCTCGTTTACTAAAACATTTCCAGGTAATAAAACCGACCGAAGGGATGCCAAGTGGCTGGCTGAACTTCATAGGCTCGGTCTGGTTCAACCAAGTTTCATCCCCCCAAAACATATCCGTGAGTTAAGAGAGCTAAGCCGTTATCGCCATAAGCTTATTCGCGACCGCTCTGCCGAGAAAAGCAGGATTCATAATATCCTTACTGTCTGTAATCTGATGTTGTCTTCCGTTGCTACTGATATTTTCGGCAAGTCAGGCATGAATATTATGCATGCTCTTCTTCGCTCTAAGTCCTTTGATGAGGATCTTCTCTCCAATCTTGTTATGGGCAAGCTCAGAGAGAAAATTCCTCAGCCTATTTGTGCCCTTAAAGGACATTTGACTTCAACGCAAGCGGCTAAGCTTTCCGTTGCTTTGGATAATCTTAAGAATTTCGACGATAAGATTGCCCAAATTGAGCGCTTGATCGAAGATAAGTCACATGATTTACAGCCTGCTATTCATTACTTTGCTCTCGTTTTGCTATTAGGAAAACTTCTGCGATTGCTATCCTTTCGGAGGTTGGAACCGATATGTCTGTTTTCCCTTCCGCTAATCATCTTTGTTTCTGGGCAGGCTTATGCCCTTAGAATAATGAAACAGGAGGCAAACGGCGTTCTGCTAAAACAAAAAAGGGAAATATGTATCTCAAAGCCGTTTTGA